The following are from one region of the Mannheimia granulomatis genome:
- a CDS encoding phosphatidate cytidylyltransferase — MLKERVLSAILMIFAVLAAIFWLSPLPLTLVLAAIIVAAMWEWAQFAGIKRPVPRAIVAMVSICLLLFLIFANTDYIRAARFLTDETTPLLFLGCIWWFIALLLVVSYPKSANIWAKSVVAKFLFGFATLIPFLIGVLALRFYNYSFNPYQGTYLFLYVCLLVWGADSGAYFFGRAFGKRKLAPKVSPGKSWEGVIGGLFTSGIIAFVFLQLTPNNVFGRELSTGPFILVSVATVAISVLGDLAESMFKRQAGIKDSSNLIPGHGGILDRIDSLTAAIPFFATLFFFVL; from the coding sequence ATGTTAAAAGAACGTGTACTTTCAGCAATTTTAATGATTTTTGCCGTTTTGGCTGCTATTTTTTGGCTTTCGCCTCTTCCACTTACATTAGTATTAGCTGCTATTATTGTTGCTGCAATGTGGGAATGGGCACAATTTGCAGGCATTAAACGCCCCGTTCCTCGAGCAATAGTCGCTATGGTAAGCATCTGTCTGTTACTCTTTCTTATTTTCGCTAATACAGACTACATTCGTGCAGCCCGTTTCTTAACTGATGAAACTACCCCATTACTCTTTTTGGGCTGTATTTGGTGGTTTATCGCCTTGCTTCTTGTAGTTAGCTATCCGAAATCTGCCAATATTTGGGCAAAATCAGTCGTTGCCAAATTCCTATTTGGTTTCGCAACATTGATCCCTTTTTTAATTGGTGTTTTAGCATTACGCTTTTACAACTATTCGTTTAATCCATACCAAGGTACTTATTTATTCCTCTATGTTTGCTTATTAGTGTGGGGAGCGGATTCCGGCGCCTATTTCTTCGGTCGTGCATTTGGTAAACGTAAATTAGCACCGAAAGTTTCTCCGGGTAAGTCTTGGGAAGGCGTTATAGGAGGATTATTTACATCCGGCATTATTGCCTTTGTTTTCTTACAACTTACCCCAAATAACGTTTTTGGTCGTGAATTATCAACCGGGCCATTTATTTTAGTTTCAGTAGCAACAGTCGCAATTTCCGTATTGGGCGATCTTGCTGAAAGTATGTTTAAACGTCAAGCAGGCATTAAAGACAGCAGTAACTTAATACCAGGACATGGCGGCATCTTAGATCGTATTGATAGTTTAACTGCAGCTATTCCTTTTTTTGCAACTCTTTTCTTTTTTGTACTTTAA
- the rseP gene encoding RIP metalloprotease RseP, with protein sequence MTSTIAFFILICVLVFVHEYGHFWAARRCGVKVIRFSIGFGKVLFKKRDKHGTEFAFSLIPLGGYVQMWNGEEDIVAPAEQSLANKSVLQRTFIIFAGPAANFIFAILAYWAVFVSGIPTIKPVIGEILPNSIAAEAKLIPELEITKIGNQNIQDWESAGLALVGNVGNKNVVLEGSLIDSNETRSFQLDLSNWNVDGAKENPLTTLGIRPKSAKVSAEIKQVVEASPASKAGLQSGDHILLVNQQPFNWQTLVELVQTGNLLELQVEQKGEIKTLMLQPEKRDERYIIGIVPTYEALADKYRTELKYDILSAFYKSIEKVWSLIQTILQFIGNLITGDLSIKNLGGPISMAKGAGATAEIGWIYYLSFMALISVNLGVMNLFPILPLDGGQLVLLAIEAVRGKALSEKVQFRFQQIGIALVISLMLFAFVNDLIHF encoded by the coding sequence ATGACTTCAACGATTGCATTTTTTATTCTAATCTGTGTTCTGGTTTTTGTTCATGAATATGGACACTTCTGGGCTGCACGCCGATGTGGTGTGAAAGTTATTCGTTTTTCAATTGGTTTTGGCAAGGTTTTATTTAAAAAACGAGATAAACATGGTACTGAATTTGCTTTTTCCTTGATTCCTCTAGGTGGCTATGTACAGATGTGGAATGGGGAAGAAGATATCGTCGCCCCAGCAGAACAATCTTTAGCAAATAAATCGGTTTTGCAGCGTACATTTATTATTTTTGCGGGACCTGCTGCTAATTTTATTTTTGCAATACTTGCCTATTGGGCGGTATTCGTTTCCGGTATTCCAACCATTAAACCTGTGATTGGGGAAATTTTACCAAATAGTATCGCAGCAGAAGCAAAACTGATTCCCGAATTAGAAATTACTAAAATCGGCAATCAAAATATTCAAGATTGGGAAAGTGCCGGATTAGCATTAGTAGGGAATGTAGGTAATAAAAATGTCGTTTTGGAAGGAAGTTTAATTGACAGCAATGAAACACGCTCTTTCCAGCTAGACCTCTCCAATTGGAATGTAGATGGTGCAAAAGAAAATCCACTAACAACTCTTGGTATTCGACCGAAAAGTGCTAAAGTTAGTGCCGAGATTAAACAAGTTGTTGAAGCATCCCCGGCCAGCAAAGCAGGGTTGCAAAGTGGCGATCATATTCTTCTTGTGAACCAACAACCTTTTAATTGGCAAACATTAGTTGAACTGGTACAAACAGGAAATTTACTTGAACTTCAAGTTGAACAAAAAGGAGAAATCAAAACTCTAATGCTTCAGCCTGAAAAACGAGATGAACGGTATATTATCGGTATTGTGCCAACATACGAAGCGCTTGCAGATAAATATCGTACCGAATTAAAATATGATATTCTTAGTGCATTTTATAAAAGTATTGAAAAAGTATGGTCTTTAATCCAAACCATACTTCAGTTTATCGGCAATTTAATTACCGGTGATTTATCGATTAAAAATTTAGGTGGTCCGATTTCAATGGCAAAAGGAGCAGGTGCGACAGCCGAAATCGGTTGGATTTACTACTTAAGTTTTATGGCTTTAATCAGTGTTAATCTAGGGGTAATGAACTTATTCCCTATATTACCTTTAGATGGTGGACAACTGGTTTTATTGGCAATTGAAGCTGTTCGAGGCAAAGCATTATCTGAAAAAGTACAATTCAGATTTCAACAAATCGGTATTGCACTTGTAATCAGTTTAATGTTATTTGCCTTTGTAAATGATCTGATTCATTTTTAA
- a CDS encoding isoprenyl transferase, producing MNFDPQNMPRHVAIIMDGNGRWAKQKGKLRIFGHQNGVKAVRSAVSFAAKHQIKVLTLYAFSSENWSRPETEVSALMSLFMRALDSEVKKLHKNNIRLNIIGDKSAFSENLQKRIAESEKLTENNTGLILNIAANYGGYRDIVQAAQKVAAQVKKNQLTIEQITPELFQQQLSTGNQPEVDLLIRTSGEQRISNFLLWQIAYAELFFTPVLWPDFDDETFSQAILSYQQRERRFGSC from the coding sequence GTGAACTTTGATCCTCAAAATATGCCCCGACACGTCGCAATTATTATGGATGGCAATGGTCGCTGGGCTAAGCAGAAAGGGAAATTACGCATTTTTGGTCATCAAAACGGTGTGAAAGCGGTTCGTTCTGCGGTAAGTTTTGCAGCTAAACATCAAATTAAAGTGCTTACACTTTATGCTTTCAGTAGTGAAAACTGGAGCAGACCGGAAACTGAAGTCTCAGCCTTAATGTCGCTTTTTATGCGAGCTTTGGATTCTGAGGTAAAAAAATTACATAAAAACAATATTCGCTTAAATATTATTGGCGATAAATCTGCCTTTAGTGAAAACTTACAAAAACGTATTGCGGAATCAGAAAAATTAACCGAAAACAATACGGGATTAATTTTAAATATTGCTGCAAACTATGGCGGTTATAGGGATATTGTTCAAGCGGCTCAAAAAGTTGCTGCTCAAGTGAAGAAAAATCAATTAACTATTGAACAAATTACCCCGGAATTATTTCAACAGCAATTATCTACAGGAAATCAGCCTGAAGTGGATTTATTAATTCGTACCAGTGGCGAGCAGCGAATCAGCAATTTTTTATTATGGCAGATTGCTTATGCTGAGCTATTTTTTACACCTGTATTATGGCCCGATTTTGATGATGAAACCTTTAGTCAAGCGATTTTGTCTTACCAACAACGTGAACGCCGTTTTGGTAGCTGTTAG